From a single Brassica rapa cultivar Chiifu-401-42 chromosome A01, CAAS_Brap_v3.01, whole genome shotgun sequence genomic region:
- the LOC103850013 gene encoding transcription factor bHLH150, which yields MNHSTSSSEVEGTETIPFGRRLQRGGQRVFAPKLLVALRRSRRCSEAPARHFSRRWRATAAQKAYSLRLYDALRRSRRSTTVRDTADKVLAATARGTTRWSRAILVSRFGRSLRRHKHTKPASGVRGGGGRRRKLSVVGYRVRALGGLVPGCRRTALPELLDETADYIAALEMQVRAMTALTKILSEFQPSVKLGSAL from the coding sequence ATGAATCATTCAACGTCGTCGTCGGAGGTAGAAGGGACTGAAACAATCCCTTTTGGCCGGAGACTGCAAAGAGGAGGGCAGAGAGTTTTCGCTCCAAAGCTTTTGGTGGCTCTTCGTCGATCAAGAAGATGTTCAGAAGCTCCGGCGAGACATTTTAGTCGGAGATGGAGAGCCACGGCAGCGCAGAAGGCGTATTCCTTAAGACTCTACGATGCTCTCCGGCGTTCTCGGCGAAGCACAACGGTTCGGGACACGGCCGACAAAGTGCTCGCGGCTACGGCTCGTGGAACGACTCGGTGGAGCAGAGCCATATTGGTGAGCCGGTTCGGGAGGAGTCTGCGCCGGCACAAGCATACAAAGCCGGCTTCGGGGGTCAGGGGAGGTggagggaggaggaggaagtTGTCGGTGGTGGGATATCGTGTCCGGGCGTTAGGTGGGTTGGTGCCGGGTTGCCGGAGAACGGCGTTACCGGAGCTTTTAGACGAGACGGCGGATTACATAGCGGCGCTGGAAATGCAAGTCCGAGCCATGACGGCTCTAACGAAGATTCTGTCTGAGTTTCAGCCGTCCGTTAAACTCGGCTCAGCTTTATAG
- the LOC103850012 gene encoding probable alkaline/neutral invertase A, chloroplastic, producing MMNAIAFLGNSTMRPSKCLLRAFTRLSPSRDTAFQSHHSRCINQNINNQDPYRITKLRNVVQFCTNRPSSVTTQVASEARNLSASRICTKDPTLDKIIAKNGLNVKPLTVERLEEDEKDEEVVNGDVRNIDKDGLENVRRKEIEEEAWRLLRQSVVTYCDSPVGTMAANDPTDTAPLNYDQVFVRDFVPSALAFLMKGEGEIVRNFLLYTLQLQSWEKTVDCYSPGQGLMPASFKVRTSPLEEDKFEEVLDPDFGESAIGRVAPVDSGLWWIILLRAYGKITGDYSLQERVDVQTGIKMIANLCLADGFDMFPTLLVTDGSCMIDRRMGIHGHPLEIQALFYSALRSSREMITINDSSKNLVRTINNRLSAISFHIRENYWVDKGKINEIYRYKTEEYSTDATNKFNIYPDQVSPWLMDWIPESHRCGFLVGNLQPAHMDFRFFTLGNLWSIISSLGTPRQNQAILNLIEEKWDDLIGHMPLKICFPALESSEWHIITGSDPKNTPWSYHNGGSWPTLLWQFTLACMKMGRPELAEKAVTLAEKRLQADRWPEYYDTRYGKFIGKKSRLYQTWTIAGFLTAKQLLQNPEMASSLFWEEDLELLETCVCVLTKSGRKSCSRAAAKSQILI from the exons ATGATGAATGCTATAGCTTTTCTTGGAAACTCAACGATGAGACCCTCAAAATGCCTTCTCCGTGCCTTCACAAGACTATCTCCATCTAGAGACACCGCGTTTCAATCACATCATTCCCGCTGCATAAACCAAAACATCAACAATCAAGATCCATATAGAATCACCAAACTGAGAAATGTTGTACAGTTTTGTACTAACAGGCCAAGTTCTGTTACAACTCAGGTTGCTTCTGAGGCAAGAAACCTCTCTGCTTCCAGGATATGCACAAAGGATCCGACATTGGATAAAATAATAGCCAAGAACGGCTTAAATGTGAAGCCATTAACCGTTGAGAGGCtagaagaagatgagaaagatgaagaggTTGTCAATGGAGATGTCAGAAACATAGATAAGGACGGTCTGGAGAATGTCAGAAGAAAAGAAATCGAGGAGGAAGCTTGGAGGTTGCTGAGACAATCAGTAGTGACATACTGTGATTCTCCTGTAGGAACCATGGCTGCTAATGATCCAACCGATACAGCACCTTTAAACTATGATCAGGTCTTTGTTAGGGACTTTGTACCTTCGGCTCTTGCTTTCTTGATGAAGGGAGAAGGCGAGATTGTTCGTAACTTCCTTCTTTACACGTTGCAGCTGCAG AGTTGGGAGAAAACTGTTGACTGTTATAGTCCAGGACAAGGACTAATGCCTGCGAGTTTCAAAGTCAGAACTTCACCGCTTGAAGAGGACAAGTTCGAAGAGGTTCTTGATCCAGACTTTGGTGAGTCAGCTATAGGTCGTGTTGCTCCTGTTGATTCTG GTTTATGGTGGATAATACTGTTGAGAGCATATGGGAAGATCACAGGGGACTACTCGTTGCAAGAGAGGGTAGATGTGCAGACAGGGATAAAGATGATTGCAAACTTGTGTTTAGCGGATGGGTTTGATATGTTTCCAACGTTATTAGTCACTGATGGCTCTTGCATGATAGACCGACGTATGGGTATTCATGGTCACCCTCTTGAGATCCAA GCTTTGTTCTATTCTGCTCTACGGTCTTCTCGTGAGATGATAACTATAAATGATAGCTCCAAGAACCTAGTAAGGACCATTAACAACAGGCTAAGCGCAATATCATTTCACATTAGAGAAAACTATTGGGTTGATAAAGGCAAAATCAATGAGATATACCGTTATAAAACTGAGGAGTACTCTACTGATGCAACCAACAAGTTCAACATCTATCCGGACCAGGTTTCTCCGTGGTTAATGGACTGGATTCCTGAAAGCCATAGGTGTGGTTTTCTTGTAGGAAACCTCCAGCCTGCTCACATGGACTTTAGGTTCTTCACTTTGGGAAACCTTTGGTCAATTATTTCTTCTTTGGGAACACCAAGACAGAACCAAGCTATACTGAATTTGATTGAAGAGAAATGGGATGATCTCATTGGACATATGCCACTAAAGATATGCTTCCCTGCTTTGGAGTCTTCAGAGTGGCATATAATCACTGGGAGTGATCCAAAGAACAC GCCTTGGTCTTACCATAACGGCGGGTCATGGCCAACACTTCTTTGGCAA TTCACATTGGCATGCATGAAGATGGGTAGACCAGAACTAGCAGAGAAAGCAGTTACATTGGCTGAGAAGAGGCTCCAAGCTGACCGGTGGCCTGAGTACTACGATACAAGATATGGGAAGTTCATTGGAAAAAAGTCCAGGCTTTACCAGACCTGGACAATTGCTGGTTTCTTGACTGCCAAGCAACTATTGCAGAATCCTGAAATGGCATCTTCCTTGTTCTGGGAAGAAGATCTTGAGCTTCTAGAGACTTGCGTTTGCGTTCTAACCAAATCAGGCCGGAAGAGTTGCTCTAGGGCTGCAGCAAAATCTCAGATTCTTATCTAA
- the LOC103850011 gene encoding shaggy-related protein kinase gamma: protein MATVGVEPSAAVREFIGNVTGVDRLHEEMIHMRIQDDKEMEDTIVYGNVTETGYIVTTIAGRNGQPNQTISYMAERAVGQGAFGVVFQAKCLETGETVAIKKVLQDRRYKNRELQTMRLLDHPNVVSLKHCFFSTTDKDELYLNLALEYVPETVHHVINHYSNLNQRMPLVYAKVYTYQIFRSLSYIHRCIGVCHRDIKPQNLLVNPHTHQVKLCDFGSAKVLVKGEPNISYICSRYYRAPELIFGATEYTTAIDVWSAGCVLAELLLGQVILPPIPAIVQLVEIIKVLGTPTREEIKCMNPNYTDFKFPQIKAHPWHKVFHKGMPPEAVDLVSRLLQYSPNLRFTAIDVLVHPFFDELRDPNGSLFPPLFNFKPHELQGVPLEMVAKLVPEHARDQCPWLGL, encoded by the exons ATGGCTACAGTGGGCGTGGAGCCTAGTGCTGCGGTTAGAGAATTTATTGGCAACGTTACAGGTGTTGATAGGTTACATGAGGAGATGATTCACATGAGAATTCAAGATGATAAA GAAATGGAAGATACAATTGTATATGGCAATGTGACTGAGACTGGTTATATAGTAACTACAATAGCTGGAAGAAATGGCCAACCAAATCAG ACAATCAGTTACATGGCAGAGCGAGCTGTTGGGCAAGGAGCCTTTGGAGTTGTGTTCCAA GCGAAATGTTTAGAAACAGGAGAAACTGTTGCGATAAAGAAAGTCTTGCAAGATCGGAGGTACAAGAACCGTGAGCTTCAAACAATGAGACTACTTGACCATCCAAATGTAGTGTCTTTGAAACACTGCTTCTTCTCAACAACCGATAAAGACGAGCTTTACCTCAACTTGGCTCTTGAATACGTTCCAGAGACAGTACACCACGTTATCAATCATTACAGCAATCTTAACCAACGAATGCCTCTTGTTTACGCCAAAGTCTATACGTATCAG ATATTCAGGTCCTTATCTTACATTCACCGATGTATCGGTGTGTGCCACCGCGACATAAAGCCTCAGAACTTGTTGGTTAACCCACACACTCATCAAGTGAAGCTATGTGATTTTGGAAGTGCTAAAGTATTG GTTAAAGGAGAGCCAAACATTTCATATATATGCTCAAGGTATTACAGAGCACCTGAGCTTATTTTTGGAGCCACTGAGTATACTACAGCCATTGATGTTTGGTCTGCAGGATGTGTTCTTGCCGAGCTTCTTCTCGGACAGGTTATACTCCCTCcaattc CAGCCATTGTTCAACTTGTAGAGATTATAAAG GTTTTGGGAACACCAACAAGGGAGGAAATCAAATGCATGAACCCCAATTACACTGACTTCAAGTTCCCTCAGATTAAAGCTCATCCATGGCATAAG GTATTTCACAAGGGGATGCCTCCAGAAGCTGTTGATTTGGTCTCAAGGCTTCTTCAGTACTCTCCCAATCTCCGTTTCACTGCT ATTGATGTATTGGTCCATCCTTTCTTTGACGAGCTTAGAGATCCCAATGGAAGTTTATTTCCACCGCTATTCAACTTCAAGCCTCATG AGCTTCAAGGTGTGCCTCTGGAGATGGTGGCTAAGTTAGTACCTGAACATGCTAGGGACCAGTGTCCTTGGCTCGGCTTGTAA
- the LOC103850010 gene encoding uncharacterized protein LOC103850010, protein MSGARVIAICMSGGQFLTEKGGSLTYRGGDAHAIDIDEDTMFKDFISEIGEMFNFDATSTVCLKYFLPDNNKTLISISNDKDLQRMIKFHENSNSADVYLIPEAPEASRSSRTTLSEAIPPAPLDDMIDDTTVPEDLPLSVSDPTVVTIEQVMIQAAEDSQIVTTPSMILDVNNPSGDILTKARTQQWQNTITGLGQRFKNVGEFRESLRKYAIANQFGFRYKKNDSHRVTVRCKAEGCPWRIHASRLSTTQLICIKKMTPSHTCEGAGGLNGLQTSRSWVASIIKEKLRVFPNYKPKDIVSDIKEEYGIQLNYFQAWRGKEIAREQLQGSYKDGYKQLPVYCEKIIETNPGSIVTFATKEDSSFHRVFVSFHASVYGFVEGCRPLVFLDSIPLKAKYQGTLLAATSVDGDDEVFPLAFAVVDAESEDNWEWFLIQLRTAISTSAACPITFVADRLKNLQELIPKVFVNSFHAYCLRYLTEELIRDLKGPFSHEIKRLIVDEFYSAAYAPRQDSFEGYVEKIRGLSQDAYNWIVHNSKPDHWANAYFPGARYNHMTSNSGEPFFTWASEANELPITQMVDLIRGKIMGMIHMRRINGDEANGRRLTPSMEIKLEKECLKAQGLNVTSSSADNDLFQVQGETYEVVNMAQCECSCKGWQLTGLPCHHAVAVISCSGRSVYDFCSRYYSVDNYRLTYAMSISPVPLLDGEMCRESTGGDVMTVTPPPTRRPPGRPPKKKTPGEEVMKRQLQCSKCKGLGHNKSTCKVYPPLEC, encoded by the exons ATGTCAGGGGCACGGGTGATAGCAATATGTATGTCCGGAGGACAGTTTCTAACGGAGAAAGGCGGATCATTAACTTACAGAGGTGGCGATGCACACGCAATAGACATCGACGAAGATACGATGTTCAAAGACTTTATCTCAGAGATTGGTGAGATGTTTAACTTTGACGCCACCAGCACAGTTTGTCTCAAATACTTTCTCCCTGATAACAACAAGACTCTCATCTCCATCTCTAACGATAAAGACTTGCAACGTATGATCAAGTTTCACGAGAACTCTAACTCTGCTGATGTCTATCTCATACCCGAAGCTCCCGAGGCTAGCAG ATCTAGCAGAACGACACTGTCCGAAGCGATTCCACCAGCTCCTCTAGACGACATGATAGATGACACAACAGTACCAGAAGATCTTCCCCTCTCAGTCTCAGATCCTACTGTTGTAACAATAGAGCAAGTCATGATCCAAGCTGCAGAAGATTCACAGATCGTTACAACTCCATCGATGATTCTCGACGTCAACAATCCCTCAGGAGACATCCTCACAAAGGCGAGAACGCAGCAGTGGCAGAACACAATCACAGGCCTCGGACAGAGGTTCAAAAACGTCGGCGAGTTCCGCGAATCGCTGCGAAAATACGCGATAGCGAACCAGTTCGGGTTCCGGTACAAGAAGAACGATAGCCACCGTGTAACAGTGAGATGCAAAGCGGAAGGCTGTCCCTGGAGGATCCACGCCTCGAGGCTATCGACAACTCAGCTGATATGCATCAAGAAGATGACCCCTTCGCATACCTGCGAAGGCGCGGGAGGCCTCAATGGTCTCCAGACGAGCAGGAGCTGGGTGGCCAGCATTATCAAGGAGAAGCTGAGAGTGTTTCCTAACTATAAACCGAAAGATATCGTCAGCGATATTAAAGAAGAGTATGGGATCCAGCTGAACTACTTTCAAGCTTGGCGCGGGAAAGAGATTGCGAGAGAGCAGCTCCAAGGATCGTACAAGGACGGTTACAAGCAGCTTCCGGTGTACTGCGAGAAGATAATCGAAACTAATCCAGGCAGCATTGTTACATTCGCAACCAAGGAGGACTCGAGCTTCCACCGCGTTTTCGTGTCGTTCCACGCCTCGGTTTACGGTTTTGTAGAAGGTTGTAGACCGTTGGTGTTTCTTGATAGTATCCCCTTGAAGGCAAAGTATCAGGGGACTTTGTTGGCTGCGACTTCTGTCGACGGAGACGACGAAGTGTTTccgctagcgtttgcggttgttGACGCGGAGAGTGAGGATAACTGGGAGTGGTTCTTGATTCAGCTGAGAACTGCAATCTCCACCTCCGCGGCTTGTCCGATCACTTTCGTGGCGGATAGGCTCAAGAATCTCCAGGAACTTATTCCTAAAGTATTTGTTAACTCGTTTCACGCTTACTGCTTAAGGTACTTAACCGAGGAGCTCATCAGAGACTTGAAAGGACCGTTCTCCCACGAGATCAAGAGGCTAATCGTCGATGAGTTTTACTCGGCGGCTTACGCGCCGAGACAGGACTCGTTTGAGGGGTATGTGGAGAAAATCAGAGGCCTTTCGCAGGACGCTTACAACTGGATCGTGCATAATAGCAAGCCTGATCACTGGGCTAATGCTTACTTTCCCGGTGCGAGGTACAACCACATGACATCAAACTCAGGTGAACCGTTCTTCACCTGGGCTTCAGAGGCCAACGAACTACCTATAACTCAAATGGTTGATCTGATCCGGGGAAAGATAATGGGAATGATTCATATGAGACGGATTAATGGAGATGAGGCTAATGGAAGAAGGTTGACTCCTTCCATGGAGATAAAGCTAGAGAAGGAGTGTTTAAAAGCGCAAGGCCTTAATGTAACGTCCTCATCCGCTGATAACGATTTGTTTCAAGTCCAGGGAGAGACGTATGAGGTGGTGAACATGGCTCAGTGTGAGTGTAGCTGCAAAGGTTGGCAGTTAACGGGCTTACCGTGTCACCACGCGGTTGCTGTTATAAGCTGTAGTGGACGTAGTGTTTATGACTTTTGTTCTAGATATTACAGTGTTGACAACTATAGGTTGACGTATGCTATGTCGATAAGTCCGGTTCCTTTGTTGGATGGAGAGATGTGTAGAGAGAGCACAGGGGGTGATGTTATGACGGTTACACCACCACCGACACGGCGGCCTCCGGGGAGGCCACCGAAGAAGAAGACACCGGGTGAAGAGGTGATGAAGCGGCAGCTGCAATGTAGTAAGTGCAAGGGGCTTGGTCATAACAAATCAACTTGTAAAGTATATCCTCCTCTTGAatgctag
- the LOC103850009 gene encoding uncharacterized protein LOC103850009, whose product MGGNIPHSSKRFSLFSFFKPRKSHRVEADASWDDSVYTRKALASDEDRRYCVAEPGIDRKASAFIAKFHATRVSESERQTISPYQSEKA is encoded by the coding sequence ATGGGAGGAAACATACCACACAGTAGCAAGAGGTTCTCTCTCTTCAGCTTCTTTAAGCCACGAAAATCTCACAGAGTGGAAGCAGACGCCTCTTGGGACGACAGCGTTTACACTCGCAAAGCTTTGGCTAGTGACGAAGACAGACGTTATTGCGTGGCTGAGCCAGGTATCGACCGTAAGGCTTCTGCCTTTATCGCCAAGTTCCATGCAACTCGTGTCTCTGAGTCTGAGCGCCAAACTATCTCTCCTTACCAATCCGAGAAGGCATGA